In one window of Poriferisphaera corsica DNA:
- a CDS encoding LPD38 domain-containing protein — translation MNNTLSEAMKAATLAESSNIQGHREKDESTLADAMKSSGVSQPNIVSDNVTSAPLRRQMTQRQYNQVQKLQQKMVADAQARGSVTKGADVANFYALKKLGQQNNRIEKRPNGGTRIVAGHIGKPELKKQYEAETLVPIDEQRWSSIQKAMDASNPSNSHNLLRDQLHQHASKYDTAYRNLDTIGKGKRIDQYLEQMGMPTSDKIAESNIRKDQIQKRGIWGDVSSGFVRSGHQFGTGAWGLVSPDEANARSEWLQKNLGQSNTFSEGVGSTAYNLAKATGYLNPATALPTIAADSSSVAGSKRMEAQNLREQGYEVSGWNELTSAAGGAATEFVAGLVMRGIVKGSSAVTKPLASKLPAAIASKNPRVVADVLKKAVPAFATRAGIVGTSEGAEEGLTQIAQNMIDMHTGLKREGSIYDGVSESAWEGFKIGGALGVLGGAADANSRTIVSKAHEYTEPMLVQRIKEIKGEKGGIKLTPQLLEDAAEEIRYEVNAGGNAGVVIDKTLNKYAQMAIEGKTPLTKTREAQSTESELTEVKTYQTNIQNATGDKSISLKHVKPQGRRFKLANLGAHKLGKKILFIESSLGADNPLPASMGTDKNTILIDVNAKSPMTSLVSHEYVHSLRKSDPKSYNEIVSNLKQVSPDLLDQSAQQYLRDLNAATDGHLDLSKDAQTEEGVAYLFEHMADKTEFWQNLRRQNESAFHKLAAKIRELISRLANNGVVNDRLSLIDQTIAAAEQQQRDVETQAKDLSEQSQARIQNGQGSLADEVVVQVVAMDQKIRELRGKEYDEAISGSERSELAELVAERQRLVKLSEGTDEATDGVLRDATFGEDDLAPTQGELETEPQEGAGEGDDDEVSQSTTVSPKKVAEQSTRSADTQGVETPVENKKKRKKNKQKTKNKGQATKIEDFGEKIGGARKDYAQTLKSYINTNVASMDDEQIVKQAKLAKIFPAPDYHKLKKSGLSDQSLIAVKVLRESIGSAPQKYLSRKRDWLEAAQHKRDIAIQILDTNNPVEALKSLTMSAHHIFKFTERVKYLSAMNFPDMPTGAGGYRIGGSDGRYWVAKGKSYIGGDHKTYQEAVDAIKTTLAVTPTSVRGTKFDVYRLRNHQDKKYIVGKKIKSQNYIDLVDGFATASEARTYIKEKQADLEDALASAKYIPPHRNQKNSERIGRDYRKGQDVSPTKFADTFGFRGVEFGNWVEGDRRQQDLNESYDALRDMATILNIPTKAISLNGELGLAFGSRGRNTKANAHYEASKVVINLTKTRGAGSLAHEWFHAVDNYFARMRKDPDSFITDDPKHRANYQTGEPDTSVRSEVLEAFNNVLKSIRSTEMVSRANSLDAKRTVPYWNTPIELGARAFESYVVYKNQQNQSHNDYLANVISEELYESPNSYPYLKTDEAKPVIEAFDNLFSTIKTKKTDKGVAMFAAARQRDPSKSNPKVPQNLLQRFDEDIPVIKLNKALFYKKRISKESKPKLKKWLMQRAKKLIHGNHKNKDTGWTINVSSAGIRHAISKGQKELSFELVRAIEPMIHNAILVESNHDASNRDTIKAFHHMYVPVQIGNDLHRVTLTIRETRDGHKYYDHDGIKIEPAHTSGIPKTPRSSKAGSKITIGQLLEKVKLDNGKAVINTNERQDKPKFAAAYHGSAHDFDAFTTQRIGTGEGAQAYGWGMYFAGNKKVAEWYKEKLARKSERQVAWDLESKASKLGVVISKISNGQFPRELELRAKSEMRRILRQASLDWTRGQSDTLNALKKQSRVSKNKMHLADSALLDANEHSHTLAAIEDLKIDGDFAAIDYLASKAAIQILEDGTLSLSGQGKLYQVDLKPEEHEYLSWDKPLSEQNETVKNALANIPPKIRKQINESLEYHDTPSLDEMLADNIYSGRDLYLALKHYDVHEALPPEVKGSSWAGGDTTYAKHTSLYLKSLGIRGIKFLDGASRKKGEGDSNYVIFDDADVEVTAKFAVAGETNYSSNGFDTPTPGRFEHFLYLTQDHLRPLKNLQAQIVKQKGKLDDTSNPYQKEELRRKKTQNHLQAIQNKYVDPILKVAKLYKIALPQIDEYLQARHAPERNRELSISHRKKDVYAGKQRSTGKLWTDEYAREYVQKIESSKKGAAYKKIARLHDQMNRETVELWRESGLVSEDVYDALNTKYEFYTPLKTDLEELADKPFSGIGMGIDIRGNEFKRAFGRKSAAGSSLTFAITSAQTAIIRAEKAKVGRTFYKLVKENPNPNLWSIDEKPSKLAFDEQGIITQVVDESHKYKDNVFAVKVDGKVHHITINNPEYHSVARALKNLDLEGQNEFIRGLGVANRFLASMSTRWNPFFAPVNMVRDVGSASLTLTGEKGIQQTAKVLAKTPFAMGAVWRGLRKGYTAQRNKKGYRDGNRKWDKIYKEYRDSGAPVAFIDLQSYETTKKEIDRDLKALDQSKLSPKKAPYLLYKVFQKYAHFTEDINEVFENAVRVAAYQHARESGMTQDQSASYAKNLTTNFERKGVYSPVISSLYMFANAQVQGNYRVVSSAKNHKGTRKVVASLVAAAALQDVINRAVAGEDEDGENYYDKIPEYTKRNYIILMLPFSEGQHIKIPSPFIYNLATTVGRNLNSSVYGTTSPIEGSVNMINSAFDTFNPTGTAENTLDTITPTVFRPWLQSAQNRNWTGNPIMPEGSAFAAYDNPDSQKYWRSVSPSLRNMMEMINYWTGGDEDESGLIDVSPETVEHYLKSWSGGAGASLMRIWNVGDKWYHGEPVGTYEMPLVRRFYGGNNPRYYRDRFYKWGEEIAREKERVEGKDKKKKIGWNHQRATAFARMQAEFNNIKKRVRKLKKDREGITDSEKKKTFDMRIDKMYILFNKKMVGLEKRFS, via the coding sequence ATGAACAATACATTATCCGAAGCTATGAAAGCAGCAACCCTCGCTGAATCATCCAATATTCAGGGCCATCGAGAAAAGGATGAATCTACACTTGCTGATGCAATGAAAAGCTCGGGTGTATCACAACCCAATATCGTTTCTGATAATGTGACTTCGGCACCTTTGCGCCGTCAGATGACGCAGCGCCAATACAACCAAGTACAGAAGTTGCAGCAAAAAATGGTTGCGGATGCCCAAGCTAGAGGCTCTGTAACTAAGGGTGCTGATGTCGCTAATTTCTATGCGCTTAAAAAACTCGGCCAGCAGAATAACCGCATCGAAAAAAGACCAAACGGCGGCACGCGCATCGTAGCTGGGCATATTGGGAAACCGGAACTTAAAAAACAATATGAAGCTGAAACGCTCGTTCCTATTGATGAACAGAGGTGGTCAAGCATTCAAAAGGCTATGGATGCAAGTAATCCTAGCAATTCACATAACCTTTTGCGTGACCAACTGCATCAGCACGCATCAAAATACGACACCGCCTATAGAAACCTTGATACTATTGGAAAAGGCAAGCGAATCGATCAATACCTTGAACAGATGGGTATGCCTACTTCCGACAAGATCGCCGAATCAAACATTAGAAAAGATCAAATCCAAAAGAGAGGGATTTGGGGTGATGTTTCTTCCGGCTTTGTGCGCTCAGGTCATCAATTTGGCACTGGAGCATGGGGGCTTGTGTCACCTGATGAGGCTAACGCCAGATCTGAATGGTTACAGAAAAACTTAGGCCAAAGCAATACGTTTTCAGAGGGTGTTGGCAGCACTGCTTACAACCTCGCTAAAGCGACAGGGTACTTAAACCCAGCAACCGCTCTGCCTACGATCGCTGCCGATTCTTCGAGCGTCGCAGGTAGCAAACGTATGGAGGCCCAGAACCTACGCGAGCAAGGGTATGAAGTTAGTGGTTGGAATGAGCTTACTTCCGCGGCCGGTGGAGCTGCTACGGAATTTGTGGCCGGTCTTGTAATGCGTGGTATTGTAAAAGGGTCTAGTGCGGTCACTAAACCGCTCGCGTCAAAGTTACCCGCAGCCATTGCGAGTAAGAATCCGAGAGTTGTTGCGGATGTACTTAAAAAAGCCGTCCCCGCGTTTGCAACGAGAGCAGGCATCGTGGGTACATCTGAAGGCGCTGAAGAAGGTTTGACACAAATTGCTCAAAACATGATAGACATGCACACAGGGTTAAAGCGCGAAGGGTCGATATATGACGGTGTTTCGGAATCTGCATGGGAAGGTTTTAAAATCGGCGGCGCACTAGGTGTACTTGGCGGAGCAGCAGATGCAAACTCACGAACAATCGTGAGTAAGGCACACGAATACACAGAGCCTATGCTGGTGCAGCGTATCAAAGAGATCAAAGGCGAGAAGGGTGGTATTAAGCTTACACCACAACTCCTTGAAGACGCGGCAGAAGAAATCCGCTATGAAGTCAATGCTGGGGGTAATGCGGGCGTGGTCATCGATAAGACACTTAATAAGTACGCACAGATGGCAATAGAAGGCAAAACGCCTCTTACAAAAACCAGAGAGGCTCAGTCAACAGAATCCGAACTGACAGAAGTCAAAACCTATCAAACGAACATCCAAAACGCAACCGGCGATAAATCGATCTCACTTAAACATGTTAAGCCTCAAGGCAGGCGTTTTAAGCTCGCCAATTTGGGCGCACATAAGCTCGGCAAGAAGATCCTCTTCATTGAATCAAGCCTTGGTGCAGATAACCCCCTGCCCGCCTCAATGGGCACAGATAAAAATACCATACTTATCGACGTTAACGCGAAATCACCGATGACCTCGCTGGTCAGCCACGAATACGTTCATAGCCTTAGAAAAAGCGATCCCAAGTCATATAACGAGATCGTTTCTAATCTCAAGCAGGTTTCGCCAGATTTGTTAGATCAGAGCGCTCAGCAGTATCTGCGCGATTTGAATGCTGCGACGGATGGGCATCTCGATCTTTCAAAAGATGCTCAAACCGAAGAAGGAGTTGCATATCTCTTTGAACACATGGCCGACAAGACTGAGTTCTGGCAAAACCTCAGAAGACAGAACGAAAGCGCGTTTCATAAGCTGGCAGCCAAGATTCGTGAACTGATTAGTAGACTTGCTAACAACGGTGTTGTGAACGATCGTCTGTCACTGATAGATCAAACTATCGCTGCGGCCGAACAGCAGCAACGAGATGTAGAAACGCAGGCCAAAGATTTGTCTGAACAATCTCAAGCAAGAATACAAAACGGTCAGGGTTCTCTCGCAGATGAAGTTGTAGTTCAGGTCGTTGCAATGGATCAAAAGATTCGTGAATTAAGGGGCAAAGAATACGATGAAGCAATTAGTGGCAGTGAACGGTCTGAACTGGCCGAACTTGTAGCCGAGAGACAACGATTAGTTAAATTATCTGAGGGCACAGACGAAGCAACTGACGGAGTATTGCGGGATGCTACCTTTGGTGAAGATGATTTAGCACCTACACAAGGGGAGCTTGAGACAGAGCCTCAAGAAGGGGCTGGTGAAGGTGATGATGACGAAGTGTCGCAAAGTACGACAGTTTCGCCGAAAAAAGTCGCAGAACAAAGTACTAGAAGTGCTGATACGCAAGGAGTAGAAACGCCCGTAGAAAACAAAAAGAAACGAAAGAAAAATAAACAAAAAACCAAAAACAAGGGGCAAGCAACCAAGATCGAGGATTTTGGAGAAAAAATTGGTGGCGCGAGAAAAGACTATGCACAAACTCTTAAATCATACATTAATACAAACGTCGCAAGTATGGACGATGAGCAGATTGTTAAACAAGCTAAACTTGCCAAAATATTTCCCGCCCCCGACTATCATAAGCTCAAGAAATCAGGTCTAAGTGATCAAAGCCTCATAGCCGTTAAGGTTCTACGCGAATCTATTGGCAGTGCCCCGCAAAAATATCTAAGTCGTAAAAGGGATTGGTTAGAGGCAGCCCAACATAAACGCGACATTGCTATACAAATACTTGACACCAACAATCCCGTTGAAGCGCTCAAATCATTAACGATGAGTGCGCACCACATTTTCAAGTTTACAGAACGGGTTAAGTATCTCAGCGCAATGAATTTCCCTGATATGCCTACAGGTGCAGGCGGCTATCGCATTGGAGGGAGTGATGGGCGTTATTGGGTTGCAAAAGGGAAATCGTACATCGGAGGTGACCACAAAACATATCAAGAAGCTGTCGATGCTATAAAGACTACGCTGGCAGTAACCCCTACGTCGGTCAGGGGTACTAAATTCGATGTTTATCGGCTAAGAAATCATCAGGATAAAAAATACATCGTTGGCAAAAAAATTAAGAGTCAGAATTACATTGATCTGGTTGATGGATTTGCAACAGCGAGCGAGGCTCGCACCTATATCAAAGAGAAACAAGCCGATCTTGAAGATGCATTAGCAAGTGCCAAATATATACCGCCACACCGAAACCAGAAGAATAGTGAACGAATCGGGAGGGACTATAGAAAAGGTCAAGATGTTTCACCCACAAAATTCGCCGATACATTTGGGTTCAGAGGTGTAGAGTTTGGGAACTGGGTTGAGGGCGATCGTAGGCAACAAGATTTAAATGAATCGTATGATGCACTGAGAGACATGGCTACGATTCTGAACATCCCAACCAAGGCAATATCACTGAACGGTGAACTTGGTTTAGCATTTGGATCGCGTGGCCGCAACACAAAAGCGAACGCTCATTATGAGGCAAGCAAGGTTGTTATTAACCTTACAAAAACACGAGGTGCTGGGTCGCTTGCACATGAATGGTTCCATGCTGTTGACAATTATTTTGCCCGAATGCGCAAAGATCCAGATTCGTTTATTACGGACGATCCTAAGCATAGGGCAAATTATCAAACTGGCGAGCCCGATACATCAGTAAGATCAGAAGTTTTAGAAGCGTTTAACAATGTTCTGAAATCAATAAGATCGACAGAGATGGTTTCGCGTGCGAATTCTTTGGATGCAAAGCGCACCGTACCATATTGGAACACGCCGATTGAGCTAGGGGCAAGAGCTTTTGAAAGCTATGTGGTTTATAAAAACCAACAGAATCAATCACATAATGATTATCTAGCAAATGTTATAAGTGAGGAGTTATATGAATCACCTAACAGTTACCCATATCTGAAAACAGATGAAGCAAAGCCTGTTATTGAAGCTTTTGACAATCTATTCAGTACGATCAAAACTAAGAAAACTGACAAAGGCGTGGCGATGTTCGCCGCGGCAAGGCAGCGCGATCCCAGCAAATCCAACCCGAAAGTTCCTCAGAATCTACTTCAACGCTTTGATGAAGATATTCCAGTTATCAAACTCAACAAGGCGCTGTTTTACAAAAAACGAATCTCTAAAGAATCCAAACCCAAACTTAAAAAATGGCTCATGCAGAGAGCTAAAAAACTAATACACGGCAATCACAAAAACAAGGATACCGGCTGGACAATCAACGTATCCAGTGCAGGTATACGCCACGCAATTTCAAAAGGTCAAAAAGAATTATCATTTGAATTAGTACGCGCTATAGAGCCAATGATTCATAACGCTATTCTCGTAGAATCAAATCATGACGCGAGCAACAGAGACACAATCAAAGCGTTCCACCATATGTATGTGCCTGTACAAATTGGGAATGATCTACATCGAGTCACCCTGACCATACGCGAAACCAGAGATGGGCATAAATACTACGATCATGATGGGATAAAAATAGAGCCTGCACACACGAGCGGGATTCCGAAGACTCCACGCTCTTCTAAGGCAGGCTCTAAGATAACTATCGGCCAGCTACTCGAAAAAGTCAAGCTTGACAACGGCAAAGCTGTCATAAACACCAACGAAAGACAGGATAAGCCTAAATTTGCAGCAGCCTATCATGGTTCAGCACACGATTTTGATGCATTTACTACACAGCGCATCGGTACAGGTGAAGGTGCCCAAGCCTATGGGTGGGGCATGTATTTCGCAGGGAATAAGAAGGTCGCTGAGTGGTATAAGGAAAAACTGGCAAGAAAAAGTGAACGTCAGGTTGCGTGGGATTTAGAATCTAAGGCTAGTAAGCTTGGTGTTGTTATAAGCAAGATCAGCAACGGTCAATTCCCTAGGGAGTTGGAGCTTAGGGCAAAATCAGAGATGCGACGTATATTACGCCAAGCCAGCTTAGATTGGACGAGAGGGCAAAGCGACACACTTAACGCGTTAAAGAAACAATCGCGTGTTTCAAAAAACAAGATGCATCTTGCTGACTCTGCGTTGCTGGATGCTAACGAACACAGCCACACTCTCGCGGCTATTGAAGATTTGAAAATTGATGGCGATTTTGCGGCTATTGATTATTTAGCATCCAAAGCTGCAATACAAATACTGGAAGACGGCACCTTGAGTCTTTCGGGGCAAGGCAAACTCTACCAAGTAGACCTAAAGCCAGAAGAACACGAATACTTATCTTGGGATAAACCGCTCTCAGAACAAAACGAAACCGTTAAGAACGCTCTCGCTAATATACCACCGAAGATCAGAAAACAAATTAACGAATCACTTGAATACCACGACACCCCTTCACTAGATGAAATGCTTGCAGACAATATCTATAGCGGGCGTGATTTATATCTGGCTCTAAAACACTACGATGTTCATGAAGCACTGCCGCCAGAGGTTAAGGGGTCTAGCTGGGCTGGCGGCGATACCACATACGCTAAACACACATCCCTCTATCTAAAGTCACTTGGTATACGCGGTATTAAGTTTTTAGATGGAGCAAGCCGTAAAAAAGGAGAGGGAGATTCTAACTATGTAATCTTCGATGATGCAGATGTAGAGGTAACCGCAAAATTTGCAGTCGCAGGCGAAACTAATTATTCATCCAATGGATTCGATACCCCAACACCAGGCCGATTTGAACACTTCCTATACCTCACGCAAGATCACCTACGTCCACTCAAGAACTTGCAAGCACAGATCGTCAAACAAAAAGGCAAACTGGACGACACTTCCAATCCATATCAGAAAGAAGAACTACGTCGTAAAAAAACGCAAAATCACCTTCAGGCGATCCAGAACAAATACGTTGACCCGATACTCAAAGTAGCAAAACTATACAAGATCGCATTGCCACAAATCGACGAATACCTGCAAGCGCGTCACGCGCCTGAGCGTAACCGTGAGCTGTCTATCTCGCACCGTAAAAAAGACGTTTATGCCGGGAAACAACGCAGCACCGGCAAACTCTGGACAGATGAGTATGCACGGGAATATGTGCAGAAAATCGAATCCTCAAAGAAAGGCGCGGCCTACAAGAAAATCGCCCGTTTGCATGACCAGATGAACCGAGAAACCGTAGAACTTTGGCGAGAATCAGGTCTTGTCTCAGAAGATGTTTATGATGCGCTGAATACCAAGTACGAGTTCTATACGCCCCTGAAAACCGATCTTGAAGAATTAGCCGACAAGCCGTTCTCAGGTATCGGCATGGGGATTGATATTCGGGGTAACGAGTTTAAACGCGCCTTTGGCCGCAAATCTGCCGCAGGTTCATCACTCACCTTTGCAATCACATCCGCGCAAACCGCGATCATACGAGCAGAAAAAGCGAAAGTCGGGCGCACCTTCTACAAACTCGTCAAAGAAAACCCCAACCCCAATCTTTGGTCAATTGATGAGAAACCATCCAAACTCGCTTTTGATGAACAGGGAATAATCACGCAAGTCGTGGACGAGTCTCACAAGTACAAAGACAACGTCTTTGCAGTTAAAGTTGATGGGAAAGTTCATCACATCACAATCAATAATCCCGAATATCACAGTGTAGCAAGAGCGCTCAAGAATCTTGATCTGGAAGGCCAGAATGAATTTATCCGTGGGTTAGGTGTCGCAAACAGATTCCTAGCTTCAATGTCTACTAGATGGAACCCATTCTTCGCACCTGTCAATATGGTGCGCGATGTTGGTTCTGCTTCGCTTACATTAACAGGCGAAAAAGGCATACAGCAAACAGCCAAAGTTCTGGCTAAAACTCCATTTGCGATGGGTGCAGTTTGGCGAGGATTGCGTAAGGGATACACAGCCCAAAGAAACAAAAAGGGGTATCGTGACGGGAATCGGAAGTGGGATAAGATTTACAAAGAATACCGAGATAGCGGCGCTCCGGTCGCGTTCATTGATCTACAAAGTTATGAAACGACAAAGAAGGAAATTGATCGTGACCTTAAGGCACTAGATCAATCTAAACTATCTCCCAAAAAGGCACCATATCTACTCTACAAGGTGTTTCAGAAATACGCGCACTTCACAGAGGACATCAATGAAGTGTTTGAGAACGCTGTACGTGTTGCAGCTTATCAACACGCTCGCGAATCTGGCATGACGCAGGATCAGTCCGCATCTTATGCGAAGAACCTGACCACCAATTTCGAGCGAAAAGGCGTTTATAGCCCAGTAATTTCTTCTTTGTATATGTTCGCTAATGCGCAAGTGCAAGGTAACTACCGAGTGGTTAGCTCAGCCAAAAACCACAAGGGGACTCGTAAGGTTGTAGCGTCGCTCGTTGCTGCTGCAGCCCTACAAGATGTGATTAACCGAGCCGTCGCGGGTGAAGATGAAGATGGTGAGAACTACTACGATAAGATTCCTGAGTACACCAAACGAAACTACATCATTCTGATGCTTCCCTTTAGTGAAGGCCAGCACATAAAAATTCCATCGCCCTTCATCTATAACCTTGCAACAACAGTTGGGCGTAATCTCAACTCATCGGTATACGGCACTACTTCACCGATTGAAGGGTCGGTCAATATGATCAACTCGGCCTTTGATACATTCAATCCGACGGGCACCGCAGAGAACACACTCGACACAATCACCCCCACTGTATTCAGGCCGTGGCTACAAAGCGCACAGAACCGTAACTGGACGGGTAATCCGATTATGCCAGAAGGCTCGGCTTTTGCAGCTTACGACAACCCGGACTCCCAGAAGTATTGGCGTTCTGTAAGCCCTTCGCTGCGTAATATGATGGAGATGATTAACTATTGGACGGGAGGCGATGAGGATGAGAGTGGGTTGATTGACGTGTCGCCAGAAACTGTTGAACACTATCTTAAAAGCTGGTCAGGTGGTGCGGGTGCATCACTAATGCGTATCTGGAATGTTGGCGACAAGTGGTATCACGGAGAGCCAGTTGGCACATACGAGATGCCGCTTGTGCGCCGGTTCTATGGAGGAAACAATCCGAGATACTACCGCGATCGTTTCTATAAGTGGGGTGAGGAAATTGCACGCGAGAAGGAGCGTGTCGAGGGCAAAGACAAGAAGAAAAAGATTGGATGGAACCACCAACGAGCGACAGCGTTTGCAAGAATGCAGGCAGAATTCAATAACATCAAAAAGCGGGTACGTAAGCTTAAGAAAGATCGTGAGGGGATCACCGATTCTGAGAAGAAGAAAACTTTTGATATGCGGATTGACAAGATGTATATCCTGTTCAATAAGAAGATGGTTGGTTTAGAAAAGCGTTTCAGTTAG
- a CDS encoding helix-turn-helix domain-containing protein, with protein MVRLNKEHIKKHEDIMTLQEAATYICVGVRKFNSLRDEYELQPFYVGQGGKLYYHRDQLDHLLTLLSRRMAMPKMPTRKNPPEIHPQDNRWASEKRFTISN; from the coding sequence ATGGTGAGGTTGAATAAAGAACACATCAAGAAGCATGAAGACATCATGACGCTACAAGAAGCGGCTACATATATCTGTGTAGGTGTTCGTAAATTTAATAGCCTTCGTGATGAATACGAATTACAACCGTTCTACGTAGGGCAGGGGGGAAAACTCTATTATCATCGCGATCAGCTAGATCACCTGCTTACGCTACTCTCCCGTCGTATGGCGATGCCGAAGATGCCAACACGGAAGAACCCACCTGAAATCCATCCCCAAGATAACAGGTGGGCAAGCGAGAAACGATTTACTATTTCTAACTGA
- a CDS encoding RusA family crossover junction endodeoxyribonuclease has translation MIIDERGRAYRNTVGLIANSQTKEPFTEKASLEIDAYPPDGRKRDLDNILKALLDAIEKAGVIENDSQFDEIRVSRKSKYKGGKVVIRISEI, from the coding sequence ATGATAATAGATGAACGGGGGCGGGCGTATCGAAACACTGTGGGTCTGATCGCTAACTCACAAACTAAAGAACCTTTTACAGAAAAAGCAAGCTTGGAGATTGATGCGTACCCGCCAGACGGAAGAAAACGAGACTTAGACAACATCCTTAAAGCGTTACTTGATGCGATTGAGAAAGCGGGTGTGATTGAAAACGATTCACAGTTTGATGAGATTCGCGTTTCTAGGAAGTCGAAATATAAAGGCGGGAAAGTAGTTATTAGAATCAGTGAGATTTGA
- a CDS encoding helix-turn-helix transcriptional regulator encodes MQLLDMKIFSDELYRKVGNALAGKRQKTGMSQDALAGHVGVTRVTIANIEAGRQRPPLATLYAIASALDMKLHEVLPDIPKIKVSVDVDWGTPSTGIEE; translated from the coding sequence ATGCAATTACTAGATATGAAAATATTCTCTGATGAGCTTTATAGAAAAGTGGGCAATGCTCTTGCGGGTAAACGTCAGAAAACCGGTATGAGTCAAGATGCATTGGCAGGGCATGTAGGGGTGACGCGTGTAACGATTGCGAATATTGAAGCTGGTCGCCAGCGCCCGCCACTTGCCACTTTATATGCGATTGCTTCCGCTTTGGATATGAAGTTGCATGAAGTGCTTCCTGATATACCAAAAATAAAAGTTTCCGTTGATGTTGATTGGGGCACTCCATCTACAGGGATAGAGGAATGA
- a CDS encoding beta clamp domain-containing protein: MTTKQTTANTQCEILTIIKPLKEIAAAEDTKYMNSGVHVIKNGQQIRMEITDSAHCLIADYEDPESVGDDFDCVIPPAVIDMLPVDDIEGVSISLVATGQNRYFFKTDFAEIHFNSTCCEMMFPPVEQVLEIRCVHEKTANFSESVRFGAVLVSKVLNAICMCRQITAMDEIDQHVDMALRGDADAVLLTATVNTCSCFSPHEYHNYLVNIKALVMPVDKRAKDTTQIGGQYVG; encoded by the coding sequence ATGACAACTAAACAGACGACAGCTAATACACAGTGCGAAATTCTAACAATTATCAAACCATTAAAGGAGATAGCCGCGGCTGAGGACACGAAATACATGAACAGCGGTGTTCATGTAATAAAAAACGGGCAACAGATTCGAATGGAAATCACCGACAGTGCGCATTGCCTGATTGCTGATTATGAAGATCCGGAAAGCGTTGGTGATGATTTTGACTGTGTGATACCGCCTGCAGTCATTGATATGCTGCCAGTAGATGATATTGAGGGGGTGAGCATATCACTGGTTGCAACTGGCCAAAACCGTTATTTCTTTAAAACTGATTTCGCAGAGATTCACTTCAATTCAACATGTTGCGAGATGATGTTCCCGCCTGTTGAACAGGTACTTGAGATTAGATGTGTTCATGAGAAAACGGCCAACTTCTCGGAGTCAGTACGTTTTGGGGCGGTGCTTGTCAGTAAGGTATTAAATGCAATCTGCATGTGCCGACAGATTACAGCAATGGACGAGATTGATCAGCACGTAGACATGGCGCTGCGAGGTGATGCGGACGCTGTGTTATTGACCGCAACAGTTAATACGTGCTCATGCTTTAGCCCGCATGAATACCACAATTATCTTGTCAATATAAAAGCACTTGTCATGCCAGTAGATAAACGTGCGAAAGATACGACCCAGATAGGAGGTCAGTATGTCGGATAA
- a CDS encoding ASCH domain-containing protein — MSVATEIRERPILMNAEMVRAVLNGQKTQTRRPIKARKPHPESCGYTPIEDALGNQIVLQMHEQGGTTFNGDELRIHCPYGEVGDRLWVRETTRVLRVEEKVYGGRMSMCKATEVDLEYPADGKKYTTTWPSHAKEKPVVGKCVSNGCFKQHARIILEITDVQAELVSEIKAVDAVQEGCPMLESECHYEAMDEARKWFLKTWDSIYAKQGLGIDVDPCVWAITFKVISTEGRRDE; from the coding sequence ATGAGCGTAGCAACTGAGATAAGAGAGCGGCCGATACTGATGAACGCTGAGATGGTGCGGGCGGTTCTTAACGGGCAGAAGACGCAGACGCGCAGGCCGATTAAGGCACGCAAGCCACACCCGGAATCATGTGGCTACACTCCAATTGAAGATGCACTGGGCAACCAAATTGTGTTGCAAATGCACGAACAGGGCGGAACCACATTTAACGGTGATGAACTGCGCATCCATTGCCCATACGGTGAGGTTGGCGATCGGCTGTGGGTGCGGGAGACGACGCGGGTTCTGCGTGTGGAGGAGAAGGTCTACGGCGGCAGGATGAGCATGTGTAAAGCTACAGAGGTGGATCTTGAGTATCCAGCCGACGGTAAGAAATACACGACGACGTGGCCATCCCATGCGAAAGAAAAGCCTGTAGTTGGTAAGTGTGTGAGCAATGGGTGTTTCAAACAGCATGCACGCATCATCTTGGAGATCACAGATGTGCAGGCAGAACTGGTGTCGGAGATCAAGGCCGTAGATGCGGTACAGGAAGGCTGTCCAATGCTTGAATCCGAATGCCATTATGAGGCAATGGATGAAGCAAGAAAGTGGTTTTTGAAAACATGGGATTCAATATATGCCAAGCAAGGTTTGGGAATAGATGTTGACCCTTGTGTTTGGGCGATCACATTCAAGGTCATATCAACAGAAGGGAGGCGTGATGAGTAA